In the uncultured Fibrobacter sp. genome, AGGATTATTATGCCGAAACTTCGTTCGCTCAAGACTATGGAAGGCCGCGAAATGGCCGGTGCACGCGCCCTGTGGCACGCAACAGGAACCAAGGTGGAAGACTTTGGTAAGCCCGTCATTTGCGTGGTGAACAGCTACACCCAGTTTGTTCCGGGACACGTTCATCTGAAGGACTTGGGCCAGGTGGTCGCACGCGCGATTGAAGCCGCCGGCGGTGTCGCGAAGGAAATGAACACCATCGCCGTGGACG is a window encoding:
- a CDS encoding dihydroxy-acid dehydratase — translated: MPKLRSLKTMEGREMAGARALWHATGTKVEDFGKPVICVVNSYTQFVPGHVHLKDLGQVVARAIEAAGGVAKEMNTIAVDDGIAMGHDGMLYSLPSRDLIADSTEYMANAHRADALVCISNCDKVTPGMLMAAMRLNIPAIFV